The Patagioenas fasciata isolate bPatFas1 chromosome 3, bPatFas1.hap1, whole genome shotgun sequence genome contains a region encoding:
- the COX20 gene encoding cytochrome c oxidase assembly protein COX20, mitochondrial isoform X2 codes for MAGEGDSEPRKSFKLLGFLDVQSVPCARESVLYGSLGSLVVGLGHFLATSRVRRSCDFAVGGFICTMLGYWFYCRYNLAQQRIRRRMLKEGMRNKILFEGSSLDPERKQTGNERSDS; via the exons ATGGCGGGCGAGGGCGACTCTGAGCCGAGGAAG tccTTTAAACTCCTAGGATTTCTCGATGTTCAAAGCGTCCCATGTGCACGAGAATCAGTTCTCTATGGTTCCCTGGGATCTTTAGTTGTGGGTCTTGGACATTTTTTAGCAACAA gtaGAGTTAGAAGATCATGTGACTTTGCAGTTGGTGGCTTTATTTGCACAATGTTAGGATACTG GTTTTACTGCAGATACAATTTGGCCCAACAGAGGATCCGGCGAAGAATGCTGAAAGAAGGAATGAGAAACAAAATTTTATTTGAAGGCAGTTCTCTtgatccagaaagaaaacaaactggcAATGAAAGGAGCGATTCATAG
- the COX20 gene encoding cytochrome c oxidase assembly protein COX20, mitochondrial isoform X1, with product MWICKDVCQSFKLLGFLDVQSVPCARESVLYGSLGSLVVGLGHFLATSRVRRSCDFAVGGFICTMLGYWFYCRYNLAQQRIRRRMLKEGMRNKILFEGSSLDPERKQTGNERSDS from the exons ATGTGGATTTGCAAGGATGTTTGTCAG tccTTTAAACTCCTAGGATTTCTCGATGTTCAAAGCGTCCCATGTGCACGAGAATCAGTTCTCTATGGTTCCCTGGGATCTTTAGTTGTGGGTCTTGGACATTTTTTAGCAACAA gtaGAGTTAGAAGATCATGTGACTTTGCAGTTGGTGGCTTTATTTGCACAATGTTAGGATACTG GTTTTACTGCAGATACAATTTGGCCCAACAGAGGATCCGGCGAAGAATGCTGAAAGAAGGAATGAGAAACAAAATTTTATTTGAAGGCAGTTCTCTtgatccagaaagaaaacaaactggcAATGAAAGGAGCGATTCATAG